The Polynucleobacter sp. JS-Mosq-20-D10 region TGGGCGGTTGTAGCTCGGTTGTAAGGGCGCTTATCAAAGCCTAAAAACACGTCCTTAAACTGATTCATCCCCGCATTGGTAAATAGCAGGGTTGGGTCGTCTCCAGGCACCACTGGGCTGGATGGGACAATTTGATGGCCTTTTTGGGCGAAGTAGTCCAGGTACGCCTGGCGAATTTGAGAGACTTTCATGCGAATAATTATCGCATTGGCACTTGTCGGGGGCAAACCTTGGGTAAAGCACCTCAATCCTGCCTTACAATCCCGTAACATCAATAAATAGATCGACCCTTAAGTCGATATAAGGAGCTCAACTTGAAAATTCGCAATCAACGGGATTTTGGCGCAGGAATCATGTATATGGTTATTGGCCTATTCTTCACCATCGTAGCTACCCAGTACCCCATGGGCACTGCAGCCAAGATGGGGCCAGGCTACTTTCCATTTTGGCTTGGCATACTGATGACGCTTTTAGGGCTCTTAGTACTAGTTAAATCTATGGGTGCTAAAGCTGCAATCGAATCCATTCCTAAGTTCAATTGGAAGATCATTG contains the following coding sequences:
- a CDS encoding tripartite tricarboxylate transporter TctB family protein, whose protein sequence is MKIRNQRDFGAGIMYMVIGLFFTIVATQYPMGTAAKMGPGYFPFWLGILMTLLGLLVLVKSMGAKAAIESIPKFNWKIIAQITGSVVLYGLLLPRMGFLVAVVALVLVSASASKEFTWKGSLINAAFLVTFTYSVFVLGLKLQFPLLPVFLQQ